The Methylomonas koyamae genome has a segment encoding these proteins:
- a CDS encoding SDR family NAD(P)-dependent oxidoreductase has protein sequence MPLKDHVILITGAGGGLGATAALALARHGAQIILLDKNIPKLERIYDAIVAAGAPEPVMYPFDLAGASEAQYQEMADAIEQRYGSLQGLLHSAVEFSAFSPIASYKTKDWGHALNVNLNAPFILCRVLLPLLQLSRHAAIVFTSDSAARKAQAYSGAYGVSKIALEGFAAILAAELEAGQKIRVNTLCPGPVDSPLRKRAYPAEDKTAIPPMSSLEPLYLYLFGDASIGVTGQIIDAQTFKP, from the coding sequence ATGCCGTTAAAAGACCACGTCATTTTAATCACCGGCGCCGGCGGCGGCTTGGGCGCGACTGCGGCCTTGGCTTTGGCCCGGCACGGTGCGCAAATTATTTTGCTGGACAAGAATATCCCGAAGCTGGAACGGATCTACGACGCGATCGTCGCGGCCGGTGCGCCGGAACCGGTGATGTATCCGTTCGATCTGGCCGGCGCCAGCGAGGCGCAGTATCAGGAAATGGCCGATGCGATCGAGCAACGATACGGCAGCTTGCAAGGTTTACTGCATTCGGCAGTCGAATTCAGCGCCTTCAGCCCGATCGCCAGTTACAAGACCAAGGATTGGGGGCATGCGCTGAACGTCAACCTGAACGCACCGTTCATTCTGTGCCGGGTGTTGTTGCCGTTGTTGCAACTCAGCCGGCATGCCGCCATCGTCTTCACTAGCGATTCGGCCGCGCGCAAGGCGCAAGCCTATTCCGGCGCTTACGGCGTGTCGAAAATCGCGTTGGAAGGTTTCGCCGCGATCCTGGCAGCCGAGCTGGAGGCGGGGCAAAAAATTAGGGTCAATACCTTGTGTCCCGGACCGGTCGATTCACCGTTGCGGAAGCGGGCGTATCCGGCGGAAGACAAAACCGCGATTCCGCCGATGTCCAGTCTGGAACCGCTATACCTTTACCTATTCGGCGATGCCAGTATCGGCGTGACCGGTCAAATTATTGACGCGCAGACTTTCAAACCTTAA
- the sufT gene encoding putative Fe-S cluster assembly protein SufT produces MADREVVFLTRDVNIVTIPDGNHGTLQKGQEVTIHQSLGSNYTVVTDYGHMVRIAGSDADALGKEPQHLQTLVSKTDRQAVEQNCWEVLKTVYDPEIPVNIVDLGLVYGCDVTGNAEGGNDVHIRMTLTAPGCGMGPVIQSDVEKSIRALPGVSSVQVEVVLDPPWSREMMSEVAQVQLGLF; encoded by the coding sequence ATGGCAGACAGAGAAGTTGTTTTTCTAACCCGGGACGTCAATATCGTCACGATACCGGACGGCAACCACGGTACCTTGCAAAAGGGCCAGGAAGTGACGATACACCAATCGCTCGGCAGCAATTACACGGTCGTGACCGACTACGGCCACATGGTCCGCATCGCCGGTAGCGATGCCGATGCGTTGGGCAAGGAGCCGCAACATCTGCAAACCCTGGTATCGAAAACCGACCGCCAGGCGGTGGAACAGAATTGCTGGGAAGTGCTGAAAACCGTCTACGACCCGGAAATTCCGGTCAATATCGTCGATTTGGGCCTGGTTTACGGTTGCGACGTCACCGGCAACGCCGAGGGCGGTAACGACGTGCATATCCGGATGACGCTGACTGCGCCCGGTTGCGGCATGGGGCCGGTGATTCAAAGCGATGTCGAGAAATCGATCCGCGCTTTGCCCGGCGTCAGCTCGGTGCAGGTCGAAGTGGTCCTGGATCCGCCCTGGTCGCGGGAAATGATGTCGGAAGTGGCTCAGGTCCAATTGGGCCTGTTTTAG
- a CDS encoding GGDEF domain-containing protein — protein sequence MKEKAAELAVVSNKTFAASTAVNLHHYDISSALQTTLEFDELIAIFCNKIQHTIPHNGVEYTNPEFDLEYKRGVLARHSCSYALKVEEQQLGELKLTRSQRFSKDELKLLESLLCCLIYPLRNATLFQQALKMAFTDPLTKANNRTAFNDSLLREIKRAHRSGSHLSLIFVDVDHFKSINDQYGHECGDLALASVAAWLKESVRGSDAVYRYGGEEFVILLSDTDIDGAMVIGERIRADIESHTLAYGMDVLNLTASLGVATLKGDDTFDSLLKRADAAMYQAKRQGRNRVEAGF from the coding sequence ATGAAAGAGAAAGCCGCCGAATTAGCCGTTGTCAGCAACAAAACCTTTGCCGCGTCGACAGCCGTTAATCTGCACCACTACGATATCAGTAGCGCGTTGCAGACCACTTTGGAATTCGACGAGCTGATCGCGATATTTTGCAACAAGATTCAGCACACCATACCGCATAACGGCGTCGAATATACCAATCCTGAATTCGACTTGGAATACAAACGCGGCGTATTGGCCCGCCATTCCTGCTCTTATGCGTTAAAAGTGGAAGAACAACAACTGGGCGAGTTGAAGTTGACCCGCAGCCAACGTTTCAGCAAGGATGAGCTGAAACTGCTGGAAAGCCTGTTGTGCTGTTTGATCTACCCGCTGCGCAACGCCACGCTGTTTCAACAAGCGTTGAAAATGGCCTTCACCGACCCGTTGACCAAGGCCAACAACCGTACCGCGTTCAACGACAGTCTACTGCGCGAGATCAAACGCGCTCACCGCAGCGGCAGCCATTTGTCGTTGATCTTCGTCGATGTCGACCATTTCAAATCGATCAACGACCAATACGGCCACGAATGCGGCGACTTGGCCTTGGCCTCGGTGGCCGCTTGGCTGAAAGAGAGCGTGCGCGGCAGCGACGCGGTTTACCGCTACGGCGGCGAGGAATTCGTGATTCTGCTTAGCGATACCGACATCGACGGTGCCATGGTGATCGGCGAGCGGATTCGGGCCGATATCGAGTCACATACCCTGGCCTACGGCATGGACGTGTTGAATTTGACTGCCAGCCTGGGCGTCGCTACCTTGAAAGGCGACGATACGTTCGATAGCCTGTTGAAGCGGGCCGACGCAGCAATGTATCAAGCGAAAAGGCAAGGCCGGAACCGGGTCGAAGCCGGTTTCTAG
- a CDS encoding copper resistance protein NlpE yields MQHFKPQLSLFLLAAMFAVQAPARAEEAADHDPAHAHHTAKEHPWLGVYNGFLPCADCAGIKTQLGLNKNGSYILMTTFSGRSEREFVEKGKFTWDEKKRTVTLIPKNAGVPGNQYLIGNNFLTQLDSAGNLYTGKLAERYVLRRNEITEKEPAHAH; encoded by the coding sequence ATGCAACACTTCAAACCGCAACTGAGTCTATTTCTGTTGGCCGCAATGTTCGCTGTGCAAGCACCGGCCCGGGCGGAAGAGGCCGCCGACCACGATCCGGCCCATGCCCACCACACCGCGAAAGAACATCCCTGGCTGGGGGTCTATAACGGTTTCCTGCCCTGTGCCGATTGCGCCGGCATTAAAACCCAACTGGGCTTGAACAAAAACGGCAGTTATATATTGATGACGACGTTCTCCGGCCGCTCGGAACGCGAGTTCGTCGAGAAAGGCAAATTTACCTGGGACGAGAAAAAACGTACCGTCACCTTAATACCGAAGAACGCAGGCGTGCCCGGTAACCAGTATTTGATCGGCAACAATTTTCTGACGCAGTTGGACAGCGCCGGTAACCTCTACACCGGCAAACTGGCCGAACGTTACGTGCTGCGCCGCAACGAGATTACCGAAAAAGAACCGGCTCACGCCCACTAA
- the lolA gene encoding outer membrane lipoprotein chaperone LolA, translated as MLRNLSFALVLSIAAIANVAADEAPINRLKSFLAASASLAADFKQVSFDKSGRPAQSSSGKFYLSRPGKFRWNYLKPFEQEIVSNSGKVWFYDADLEQVTVKQLDDSLGSTPALLLTGQVDIEEKFVLQEQGQDEGMNWVKLSPKNEDSGFKYILIGMNGNQLGGMELSDNFGQLTRIYFSNIQLNQKLDDSLFNFKPPKGADVFEN; from the coding sequence ATGCTACGTAACTTAAGCTTCGCCCTGGTTTTATCGATCGCCGCCATCGCCAACGTTGCCGCCGACGAGGCGCCGATTAACCGCCTGAAAAGCTTTCTGGCGGCCAGCGCGTCGCTGGCTGCGGATTTCAAGCAAGTCAGTTTCGATAAAAGCGGCCGTCCGGCCCAGTCCAGCAGCGGCAAATTTTATTTGAGTCGGCCGGGGAAATTCCGCTGGAATTATCTAAAACCGTTCGAGCAGGAAATCGTTTCCAACAGCGGTAAAGTCTGGTTTTACGATGCCGATCTGGAGCAAGTCACAGTCAAGCAACTTGACGATTCGCTGGGCTCGACGCCGGCGCTGTTATTGACCGGCCAGGTCGATATCGAGGAAAAGTTCGTGCTGCAGGAACAAGGCCAGGACGAAGGCATGAATTGGGTCAAGTTATCGCCGAAGAACGAGGACAGCGGTTTCAAATATATCCTGATCGGCATGAACGGCAACCAACTCGGCGGCATGGAACTCAGCGACAATTTCGGCCAACTGACCCGGATCTATTTTTCCAACATTCAGCTCAACCAAAAGCTGGACGACAGTTTGTTCAACTTTAAGCCGCCCAAAGGCGCCGACGTGTTCGAAAATTAA
- the mrcB gene encoding penicillin-binding protein 1B — MARRPRTRSSTVRRRKPKSRTSWLFRLLVPLVIIAGSVLAVYVGYLDYTVRQQFEGKRWSIPARVYASPVELYAGYEISAKNFEDLLLELHYRQDPQLVGEGSYSVKGNVVNVRTRAFNFGDTAQESRKISVAFAGAAIGGLTDAGTGANLAIVRMDPVQIGSFYPTRKEDRILIKLDEAPPTLVQGLLSTEDRDFYSHFGLSPKSIARAMWSNLKAGGMVQGGSTITQQLVKNFFLTPKRTLRRKLKEALMSFILEYRYSKDEILEAYLNEIFLGQDGASAVHGFGLASEFYFGQSLKTLSLHQVATLVALVRGPSEYDPRRKPEHTLERRNLVLDSMLNEGYITEQQATEAKKQPLGVAAVIHRSANRYPDFIDLVKRQLKQEYKEEDLTSEGLRIVTTLDTRIQDILEQSIANKLKQLEKSPKSNDLESAAIVTRRDSGEIVALSGGRKTESTGFNRALDAVRPIGSLIKPVVYLTALEYPDRYTIATPVSDTQISIEAERGKSWSPDNYDNREHGIVPLHTALTHSYNMATVRIGMDIGLAKVANTLKNMGVSRPVDLYPSFLLGAQPLTPLEVTQLYQTLAGDGFATPLRSIRAVNAADGKALQSYPLTVRQAVDPAATFITNTILQEVMYAGTGHSAYNYLPKEMALVGKTGTTNQLRDSWFAGFSGDFLSVVWVGRDDNKPSGLTGGSGALQIWSEMMRQVSKKPVSLVPPDNIQMTWIDPETGLLSSETCPGAKLLPFVEGSAPTQFAECGANAESGESWLNNLNPF; from the coding sequence ATGGCCAGAAGACCCAGAACCCGCAGTTCCACCGTTCGACGCAGAAAACCCAAATCCCGGACCTCCTGGCTATTCCGCCTGCTGGTTCCGCTGGTGATCATCGCCGGTTCCGTATTGGCGGTTTACGTCGGCTATCTGGATTACACCGTGCGCCAACAATTCGAAGGCAAGCGCTGGTCGATCCCGGCCCGAGTCTATGCCAGCCCGGTCGAGCTGTATGCCGGTTACGAAATTTCGGCCAAGAATTTCGAGGATTTATTGCTGGAATTGCATTACCGGCAGGACCCGCAATTGGTCGGCGAAGGCTCTTACAGCGTCAAAGGCAATGTCGTCAACGTCCGCACCCGCGCCTTCAATTTCGGCGACACCGCGCAGGAAAGCCGCAAAATCAGCGTCGCCTTCGCCGGCGCAGCGATCGGCGGCCTGACCGACGCCGGCACCGGCGCCAACCTGGCGATCGTAAGGATGGATCCGGTGCAAATCGGCAGTTTTTACCCGACCCGTAAAGAAGACCGGATTCTGATCAAACTGGACGAAGCGCCGCCGACGCTGGTGCAGGGCCTGCTGTCGACCGAAGACCGCGACTTCTACAGCCACTTCGGCCTGTCGCCGAAAAGTATCGCCCGCGCCATGTGGTCGAACTTGAAGGCCGGCGGCATGGTGCAAGGCGGTAGTACCATCACCCAGCAGTTGGTGAAAAACTTCTTTCTGACGCCGAAACGTACCTTGCGCCGCAAGCTCAAAGAAGCCCTGATGTCGTTCATCCTGGAATACCGCTACAGCAAGGACGAGATTCTGGAAGCCTATCTGAACGAAATCTTCCTGGGCCAGGACGGCGCCAGCGCCGTGCACGGCTTCGGCTTGGCCAGCGAATTTTACTTCGGCCAGTCGTTGAAGACGCTGTCGCTGCACCAAGTCGCGACGCTGGTCGCCTTGGTGCGCGGCCCGTCCGAATACGACCCGCGCCGCAAGCCGGAACATACCCTGGAACGGCGTAATCTGGTGTTGGATTCGATGCTGAACGAAGGCTACATTACCGAGCAGCAGGCCACGGAAGCCAAGAAGCAACCGCTAGGCGTCGCGGCGGTGATCCACCGTTCGGCTAACCGTTACCCGGATTTTATCGATCTGGTCAAACGCCAGTTGAAGCAGGAATATAAGGAAGAAGACCTGACCTCGGAAGGTTTGCGTATCGTCACGACGCTGGACACCCGAATCCAGGACATCCTGGAACAATCGATCGCCAATAAACTCAAGCAACTCGAAAAGAGCCCGAAAAGCAACGACCTGGAAAGCGCCGCCATCGTCACCCGCCGCGATAGCGGCGAAATCGTCGCGCTGAGCGGCGGCCGCAAAACCGAGTCCACCGGATTTAATCGTGCATTGGACGCGGTCCGGCCGATCGGCTCGCTGATCAAGCCGGTGGTGTATCTGACCGCGCTGGAATACCCGGACCGCTATACCATCGCTACTCCGGTCAGCGACACCCAGATCAGCATCGAAGCCGAGCGCGGCAAATCCTGGTCGCCCGACAACTACGACAACCGCGAACACGGCATCGTCCCGCTGCATACTGCTTTGACCCATTCCTACAACATGGCGACGGTACGCATCGGTATGGACATCGGTTTGGCCAAGGTCGCCAACACCTTGAAAAATATGGGCGTCAGCCGGCCGGTGGACTTGTACCCGTCGTTCCTGTTGGGCGCGCAACCCTTGACGCCGCTGGAAGTGACCCAACTTTACCAAACCCTGGCCGGCGACGGTTTCGCCACGCCGTTGCGTTCGATCCGCGCCGTAAACGCGGCGGACGGCAAAGCTCTGCAAAGCTATCCGCTGACGGTACGGCAGGCGGTCGATCCGGCGGCTACCTTCATCACCAACACCATCTTGCAGGAAGTGATGTACGCCGGCACCGGCCACTCTGCGTATAATTACCTGCCGAAGGAAATGGCGCTGGTCGGCAAAACCGGCACGACCAACCAATTGCGCGATAGCTGGTTCGCCGGTTTCAGCGGCGATTTTCTGTCGGTGGTTTGGGTTGGACGCGACGACAACAAACCCAGCGGCTTGACCGGCGGCAGCGGCGCGCTGCAAATTTGGTCGGAAATGATGCGGCAGGTCTCGAAAAAACCGGTCAGTCTGGTACCGCCGGATAACATCCAAATGACCTGGATCGATCCGGAAACCGGCCTGCTCAGCAGCGAAACATGCCCCGGCGCCAAATTGCTGCCGTTCGTGGAAGGTTCGGCGCCGACCCAATTCGCCGAATGCGGCGCCAATGCGGAATCCGGCGAAAGCTGGCTCAATAATCTGAACCCTTTTTAA
- a CDS encoding glutaredoxin family protein: MLAAILTFHAHSAWRTLWLGLGLLALVCVNSAHAAAIAQADIEAFVRDGCPHCERAEAFLAELQRERPQLNILIRNVSREPDALRRLQTLAEAQSPPAPLRLPAFRVGAKLVIGYSAETGNQLLREALAATRPADAAADAAGSCEVQTEQTCTAGDTANPLAPAEPFELALLGQRLVLDEVGLPAFTIAMGLLDGFNPCSMWVLILMVSMLAPMRNRPRMLAVAGAFVLVEGLAYFVFMAAWLNLFLWIGLSRASEIAIAAIAVAAGALNLKDFWALGVGPSLSIPQAAKPDIYARMRRILQADNLWGALVGAVLLAILVQIVELFCTSGFPALYTRILTLRQLQGWDYYGYLLLYNLAYMLDDIAVLAVGVVTLSQQRLQRNQGRWLKLASGLVMVGLGVYLLARGG; the protein is encoded by the coding sequence ATGCTCGCTGCAATCCTCACGTTTCACGCGCACTCGGCCTGGCGCACCTTATGGCTCGGGCTGGGGTTACTGGCCTTGGTTTGCGTCAATTCGGCGCATGCCGCGGCAATTGCCCAAGCCGATATCGAAGCTTTCGTGCGCGATGGCTGCCCGCATTGCGAACGCGCCGAAGCGTTCCTGGCCGAGTTGCAGCGGGAACGGCCGCAGTTGAACATTCTGATCCGCAATGTCAGCCGCGAGCCTGACGCTTTGCGGCGCTTGCAAACCTTGGCAGAAGCGCAGAGTCCGCCAGCCCCGCTGCGGCTGCCCGCCTTCCGGGTCGGCGCCAAGCTGGTGATCGGTTATTCGGCCGAAACCGGCAACCAGTTGTTGCGCGAGGCGTTAGCGGCTACCCGGCCGGCGGACGCCGCCGCGGATGCAGCCGGCAGTTGCGAGGTGCAAACCGAGCAAACCTGCACCGCAGGCGATACCGCCAACCCGCTGGCGCCGGCCGAGCCGTTCGAACTGGCCTTGCTGGGGCAGCGGCTGGTGTTGGACGAGGTGGGGCTGCCGGCATTTACTATCGCGATGGGATTGTTGGACGGATTCAATCCGTGTTCGATGTGGGTGTTGATACTGATGGTATCGATGCTGGCGCCGATGCGGAACCGGCCGCGAATGTTGGCGGTTGCCGGAGCCTTCGTGCTGGTCGAAGGGCTGGCTTACTTCGTATTTATGGCGGCGTGGTTGAATCTGTTTTTATGGATAGGCTTGTCGCGCGCCTCGGAAATTGCGATTGCCGCGATTGCCGTTGCCGCCGGTGCGCTGAACCTGAAAGATTTCTGGGCCTTGGGCGTTGGGCCGTCGTTATCGATCCCGCAAGCGGCCAAGCCCGATATTTATGCGCGGATGCGGCGAATTTTGCAGGCGGACAATCTGTGGGGAGCGTTGGTCGGCGCGGTACTGCTGGCTATATTGGTGCAAATCGTCGAATTGTTCTGTACCTCCGGCTTCCCGGCTTTGTATACGCGAATATTGACCTTGCGCCAGTTGCAAGGCTGGGACTATTACGGCTATTTGCTGCTATATAATCTGGCGTATATGCTAGACGACATTGCGGTGCTGGCAGTGGGCGTCGTAACCTTGAGCCAGCAGCGCTTGCAACGCAACCAGGGCCGCTGGTTGAAATTGGCCAGCGGATTAGTGATGGTGGGCTTGGGCGTTTATCTGTTGGCCCGCGGCGGTTGA
- a CDS encoding PilZ domain-containing protein: protein MIDNKRRHPRLKHRAKIKLIAPDVAESIVEMRDFSETGLFLQCDRALIPPMGTLLEVQTTEFDDAPVQLVKVVRIDPDSGFAVEFCSRD, encoded by the coding sequence GTGATAGACAATAAGCGCAGGCATCCGCGTTTAAAACATCGCGCCAAAATCAAATTGATCGCGCCCGATGTGGCGGAGAGCATCGTGGAAATGCGGGATTTTTCGGAAACCGGTTTGTTTTTGCAGTGCGACCGGGCGTTGATTCCGCCTATGGGTACGCTATTGGAGGTGCAAACCACCGAATTCGACGACGCGCCGGTGCAGTTGGTCAAGGTGGTTCGCATCGATCCCGATTCCGGTTTTGCCGTCGAGTTCTGTAGCCGGGATTGA
- a CDS encoding putative metalloprotease CJM1_0395 family protein has protein sequence MLITAASNNPFNLYGSQSLSRPVAPKTPPQSSGNGTASGELSQEQRQLVEKLKARDREVRAHEQAHLSAAGNLAVSGARYDYVAGPDGQRYASGGDVGIDVSEVAGDPQATLLKADTIRRAALAPANPSAQDQSVAARAAAMANKARSELLNLQRAETPGATLDLNA, from the coding sequence ATGTTGATAACCGCCGCGTCGAATAATCCATTCAACCTGTACGGCTCGCAAAGCCTGTCAAGGCCGGTCGCGCCGAAAACACCACCACAGTCGTCCGGCAACGGAACAGCCAGCGGCGAATTAAGCCAAGAACAACGCCAATTGGTCGAGAAGTTGAAAGCCCGCGACCGCGAAGTTCGAGCTCACGAGCAGGCGCATCTGAGCGCCGCCGGCAATCTGGCCGTCAGCGGCGCCCGTTACGATTATGTGGCCGGCCCGGACGGCCAACGCTACGCCAGCGGCGGCGATGTCGGTATCGACGTGTCCGAAGTGGCCGGCGATCCGCAAGCCACGCTGCTAAAGGCCGACACTATCCGCCGCGCCGCGCTGGCGCCGGCCAATCCGTCGGCGCAAGACCAGAGCGTCGCAGCCAGAGCCGCGGCGATGGCCAACAAAGCCCGCAGCGAATTACTGAACCTGCAACGCGCCGAAACCCCAGGCGCTACGCTAGACTTGAATGCCTGA
- the queG gene encoding tRNA epoxyqueuosine(34) reductase QueG translates to MPPTVSLDPEQLACRIKQWGLELGFQQIGISDTDLHQAESHLQNWLDQDFHGEMHYMAAHGLKRSRPALLQEGTRSIISARMDYLPEPSARSQVLLADPAAAFVSRYALGRDYHKLLRNRLQKLADNIAAAIGPFGYRAFVDSAPVLEKAIAEKAGLGWIGKHSNLINRRAGSWFFLGEIYTDLELPADQAANNHCGLCRACIDICPTQAIIGPYQVDARRCVSYLTIELHGPIPEDLRPLLGNRIYGCDDCQLACPWNRFAKLSAEADFRPRQRLDNATLLELFAWDEAEFLQKTEGSAIRRIGHQRWLRNIATALGNGRPDPEVIAALNRRLHQASDLVAEHIHWALRRLTGA, encoded by the coding sequence ATGCCACCGACCGTTTCTCTCGATCCCGAACAATTAGCTTGCCGCATCAAACAATGGGGCCTGGAGCTGGGCTTTCAACAAATCGGCATCAGCGACACCGACCTGCACCAGGCCGAATCCCATCTGCAAAACTGGCTGGATCAGGATTTCCACGGCGAAATGCATTACATGGCCGCGCACGGCTTGAAACGCAGCCGCCCGGCGCTGTTGCAGGAAGGCACCCGCAGCATTATCTCGGCCCGGATGGATTACTTGCCGGAGCCCTCGGCCCGCAGCCAGGTGTTATTGGCCGATCCGGCCGCCGCCTTCGTCTCGCGCTACGCGTTGGGCCGGGATTACCACAAACTGCTGCGTAACCGGCTGCAAAAACTGGCCGACAACATCGCGGCAGCCATCGGCCCGTTCGGCTACCGCGCTTTCGTCGACAGTGCTCCGGTATTGGAAAAAGCCATAGCCGAGAAGGCCGGGCTGGGCTGGATCGGCAAACACAGCAATCTGATCAACCGCCGTGCCGGTTCCTGGTTTTTCTTGGGCGAAATCTATACCGACCTGGAACTGCCGGCAGACCAAGCGGCAAACAACCATTGCGGACTATGCCGGGCCTGCATCGATATCTGTCCGACTCAGGCCATCATCGGCCCTTACCAGGTCGATGCCCGCCGCTGCGTATCCTATTTGACCATCGAATTGCACGGCCCGATTCCGGAAGATTTACGGCCTTTGCTTGGCAACCGGATTTACGGCTGCGACGACTGCCAATTGGCCTGCCCGTGGAACCGGTTTGCCAAACTCAGCGCGGAAGCCGACTTTCGGCCGCGCCAACGTTTGGATAACGCCACCTTGCTGGAATTGTTCGCCTGGGACGAGGCAGAATTTCTGCAGAAAACCGAGGGCTCGGCAATTCGCCGCATCGGCCATCAGCGCTGGCTGCGCAACATCGCCACCGCGCTGGGTAACGGCCGGCCTGATCCGGAGGTAATAGCGGCGCTAAACCGGCGCCTGCACCAGGCTTCCGATTTGGTCGCTGAGCACATCCATTGGGCGCTGCGCCGCTTGACTGGCGCTTGA
- a CDS encoding bifunctional ADP-dependent NAD(P)H-hydrate dehydratase/NAD(P)H-hydrate epimerase, with the protein MQLSTAALYSTAQIRAAERQAIDRLGIPGRELMRRAGAALFRHIRQRWPEAGELTVFCGAGNNGGDGYEVARLAIEAGCRVTVYGLADPERLPEDALSAYRDFLQAGGCVSGFEPGRSTIPGIVVDALFGIGLSRPVAAAYLPAIAEINAAAGPVVAVDVPSGLQADTGCIMGEAVAADLTVTFIGLKQGLFTGAAADCRGEVVCDDLQIGEVLEELDPACRLLTGVALPKRQRSAHKGQFGHVLLIGGNHGYSGAIRLAAEAALRAGAGLVSVATRAAHSGLVNIARPELMCRAAEQAGDLNDLLEKATVVVIGPGLGRDAWAQAMFDRALAAGKPSVVDADGLNLLALRNCRRDDWVLTPHPGEAARLLNCDTRQIGGDRFAAVSALQQRYGGVALLKGAGTLIDDGFKNHVVVAGNPGMASGGMGDVLAGLIGGLVAQGFTLGQAALAGAQLHAAAADSLAAEFGERGLLAGDLPLRIRELLNR; encoded by the coding sequence ATGCAGCTTTCAACCGCCGCTCTTTACTCAACCGCGCAAATTCGTGCAGCCGAACGCCAAGCCATCGACCGGCTCGGCATACCGGGGCGGGAGTTGATGCGGCGGGCCGGCGCGGCGTTATTCCGGCATATCCGGCAGCGTTGGCCCGAAGCGGGAGAATTGACGGTATTTTGCGGCGCCGGCAATAACGGCGGCGACGGTTACGAAGTTGCCCGCCTGGCAATCGAGGCAGGTTGCCGGGTGACAGTATACGGATTGGCCGACCCCGAGCGCTTGCCGGAGGATGCGCTCAGCGCTTACCGGGACTTTTTGCAGGCCGGCGGTTGCGTTTCCGGGTTCGAACCGGGCCGCTCGACGATACCTGGTATCGTTGTCGACGCCTTGTTCGGGATCGGTTTAAGTAGGCCGGTCGCGGCGGCTTACTTGCCGGCGATAGCAGAGATCAACGCCGCGGCCGGTCCGGTGGTGGCGGTGGACGTACCGTCCGGCTTGCAAGCCGACACCGGCTGCATAATGGGCGAAGCGGTCGCGGCCGATCTGACCGTGACCTTCATCGGCCTCAAGCAAGGTTTGTTCACCGGCGCGGCGGCCGATTGCCGCGGCGAAGTGGTTTGCGACGATCTCCAGATTGGCGAAGTGTTGGAAGAGCTCGACCCGGCCTGCCGGTTGTTGACAGGCGTAGCCTTGCCCAAGCGCCAACGCAGCGCGCACAAAGGCCAGTTCGGCCACGTGTTATTGATCGGCGGCAACCACGGCTATAGCGGCGCGATTCGCTTGGCCGCAGAAGCGGCATTGCGCGCCGGCGCCGGTTTGGTCAGCGTTGCCACCCGAGCCGCGCACAGCGGCTTGGTCAATATCGCCCGGCCGGAACTGATGTGCCGGGCGGCGGAACAGGCCGGCGATCTGAATGATTTGCTGGAAAAAGCCACGGTTGTCGTGATAGGTCCGGGCTTGGGCCGCGACGCCTGGGCCCAAGCCATGTTCGACCGTGCCTTGGCTGCCGGCAAGCCCAGCGTGGTCGACGCCGACGGCTTGAATCTGCTGGCGCTGCGCAATTGCAGGCGCGACGATTGGGTGTTGACGCCGCATCCCGGCGAAGCGGCGCGCTTGTTGAACTGCGATACCCGGCAAATCGGCGGCGACCGCTTTGCGGCCGTTTCAGCACTGCAGCAACGTTACGGCGGGGTCGCGTTGTTAAAAGGCGCCGGGACGTTAATCGACGACGGCTTTAAGAATCATGTCGTCGTTGCCGGAAATCCGGGCATGGCCAGCGGCGGCATGGGAGACGTGCTGGCCGGGCTGATCGGCGGCTTGGTCGCCCAAGGTTTTACGTTAGGTCAGGCAGCGCTGGCCGGCGCACAGCTGCATGCCGCCGCGGCCGACAGCCTGGCCGCAGAATTCGGCGAACGCGGCCTGTTGGCCGGCGATTTGCCGCTCCGCATCAGAGAATTATTGAACCGATGA